In the Campylobacter showae genome, one interval contains:
- a CDS encoding NAD(P)H-hydrate dehydratase: MKKLFWDTAELDARAVSKFGLSTEVLMQNAANALANAVRSKFKKSSTKRRKILGVVGSGNNGADVLAALRLLGGKFDCFAFLASDKQNETSKIELTRALKCGVNLIPNLTQIGEFDCIIDGIFGTGLSRELDERTINLLNLLNEKPAYKLACDIPSGLDKNGVPQGAVFKADTTVTMGALKSALYSDFAKDFVGRVKVANLGLSRELYEKGTSFYKLGKSDLNLPFRAKQNANKGDFGHVFVVSGEKCGAARIAGLAALTIGAGLVSVVGKNLNIEPVLMQSERITPKMRVGAVGMGLGELDEAQKDELFSELKTKDALVIDADLCYEPRTLELLNSKNVVVTPHPKEFASLLELANLGKFDASAVQRSRFKLAQVFSRNFKCVLVLKGANTLIAQGGEVYVMTHGSAALAKGGSGDALSGIVAGLLAQGYDPLNAAVSGTLAHALAARQIKINDYALTAADVIKGLKCLRKK, from the coding sequence ATGAAAAAGCTATTTTGGGATACGGCGGAGCTTGACGCTAGGGCTGTGAGCAAGTTTGGGCTTAGCACCGAAGTGCTGATGCAAAATGCCGCTAACGCGTTAGCTAACGCCGTGCGAAGTAAGTTTAAAAAATCATCGACCAAACGCCGTAAAATTTTAGGCGTAGTCGGCAGCGGAAATAACGGCGCAGACGTGCTCGCCGCGCTTAGACTTTTGGGCGGCAAATTTGATTGTTTCGCGTTTTTAGCGAGCGACAAACAAAACGAAACCTCAAAAATCGAGCTAACCAGAGCGCTAAAATGCGGAGTAAATTTGATCCCAAATTTGACGCAAATCGGCGAATTTGATTGCATCATCGACGGGATTTTCGGAACCGGACTTAGCCGCGAGCTAGACGAACGGACGATAAATTTGCTAAATTTGCTAAACGAAAAACCCGCCTATAAGCTTGCCTGCGACATCCCGAGCGGTCTTGATAAAAACGGCGTACCGCAAGGCGCGGTCTTTAAGGCTGATACGACCGTGACGATGGGCGCGCTAAAGTCGGCGCTTTATAGCGACTTTGCAAAGGATTTCGTGGGGCGCGTAAAGGTCGCAAATTTGGGTCTTTCGCGCGAGCTTTACGAGAAGGGGACGAGCTTTTATAAACTCGGTAAGAGCGATTTAAATTTGCCCTTTCGCGCTAAGCAAAACGCTAATAAGGGCGACTTTGGGCACGTGTTTGTCGTTAGCGGCGAAAAGTGCGGAGCGGCGCGTATAGCGGGACTTGCCGCGCTAACTATCGGTGCCGGGCTCGTTAGCGTCGTGGGCAAAAATTTAAACATTGAGCCCGTTTTAATGCAAAGCGAGCGCATAACGCCCAAAATGCGAGTCGGAGCCGTCGGCATGGGGCTTGGCGAGCTTGATGAGGCGCAAAAAGATGAGCTTTTTAGCGAGCTAAAAACAAAAGATGCGCTCGTTATCGACGCCGATCTTTGCTACGAGCCGCGCACGCTTGAGCTTTTAAATAGCAAAAACGTAGTGGTAACGCCGCATCCAAAGGAGTTTGCGAGCCTGCTAGAGCTTGCGAATCTAGGTAAATTTGACGCTAGCGCAGTGCAAAGAAGTCGCTTCAAACTCGCTCAAGTTTTTAGCCGAAATTTTAAATGCGTGCTTGTGCTAAAGGGCGCAAATACGCTAATCGCGCAAGGCGGCGAGGTCTACGTCATGACGCACGGTAGCGCCGCGCTCGCAAAAGGCGGTAGCGGGGACGCGCTAAGCGGTATCGTCGCGGGACTACTCGCGCAGGGTTACGACCCGCTAAATGCCGCGGTCAGCGGGACGCTGGCTCACGCTCTAGCCGCTCGCCAAATCAAAATCAACGACTACGCGCTCACGGCCGCGGACGTCATCAAAGGACTCAAATGTTTACGAAAAAAATAG
- a CDS encoding efflux transporter outer membrane subunit codes for MYKILTLAAALFLAGCSFRPDIPEVDTKFESTYKFETSDIRDEWWKEFGDENLNSLVASALEKNTDLRTAYLNLQKAAASLGISEADLFPSVNLNVGYTKAKSSGETYTKQPQTRYRTSQVNLGLSYEIDLWGRVRNSVESAKASLNATKLDYATARLSISSSVAKSYFALVALNMREAVLKDTLKTYEETLALRKTQLDLGGINETTYLQSKAAVQSAKVSLLEVQTSLSQALTSVAVLTGKSNDEILNGAVQSAKMLPKEPEVSAGVSADILLRRSDVAKAYADLNATNALIGVAKADYLPSISLTGLFGFSSVDFENIFISNANTWSIGGTLVQKIFDYGRTKNNVRIAETNEQIAAVAYEAAIKKALGEVRDALNNRKNAKLTLNQVKELLLSQEKIYKLAKDQFEEGYTGHLELLDAQRNLLSVRLQDIAANLSLIDSVVDVYKAFGGGFKAE; via the coding sequence ATGTATAAAATTTTAACTTTAGCCGCGGCGCTATTTTTAGCGGGCTGCTCGTTTCGACCCGATATCCCCGAGGTTGATACGAAATTTGAATCTACGTATAAATTTGAAACTAGCGACATCAGGGACGAGTGGTGGAAGGAGTTTGGCGACGAAAACCTAAACTCCCTCGTAGCTAGCGCGCTAGAGAAAAACACCGACCTTCGCACTGCTTATTTAAATTTACAAAAAGCGGCCGCAAGCCTAGGCATCTCGGAAGCCGATCTTTTTCCTAGCGTAAATTTAAACGTCGGCTACACAAAAGCAAAAAGTAGCGGCGAAACCTACACCAAGCAGCCTCAGACGCGCTACCGAACATCGCAGGTAAATTTAGGCCTAAGCTACGAGATAGACCTATGGGGCAGAGTGAGAAACAGCGTCGAGTCGGCTAAAGCTAGCCTAAACGCGACCAAGCTCGACTACGCCACCGCGCGCCTTAGCATAAGCTCTAGCGTGGCTAAAAGCTACTTCGCGCTCGTGGCTCTAAATATGCGCGAAGCCGTGTTAAAAGATACGCTAAAAACCTACGAGGAGACGTTGGCGCTTCGCAAAACGCAGCTTGATCTAGGCGGCATAAACGAGACGACCTATCTACAAAGCAAAGCCGCCGTGCAGAGCGCAAAAGTAAGCCTACTAGAGGTGCAAACCTCGCTATCTCAGGCTCTAACATCCGTAGCGGTGCTAACGGGAAAATCAAACGACGAGATCCTAAACGGAGCCGTACAGAGCGCTAAAATGCTACCCAAAGAGCCCGAAGTGAGTGCGGGCGTGAGCGCGGACATACTACTGCGAAGGAGCGACGTAGCTAAAGCCTACGCCGATCTAAACGCGACTAACGCACTAATCGGCGTCGCAAAGGCCGACTATCTACCGTCCATCTCGCTAACGGGGCTTTTCGGATTTTCTAGCGTGGATTTTGAAAATATCTTTATCAGTAACGCCAACACGTGGAGCATAGGCGGCACTTTGGTGCAGAAAATTTTCGACTATGGCAGAACCAAAAACAACGTCCGCATCGCCGAAACCAACGAGCAAATCGCGGCCGTAGCCTATGAAGCTGCGATCAAAAAGGCTCTAGGCGAGGTTAGAGACGCGCTAAACAACCGCAAAAACGCCAAACTAACGCTAAATCAAGTCAAAGAACTTCTGCTCTCGCAAGAAAAAATTTATAAGCTGGCCAAGGATCAGTTCGAGGAGGGCTACACCGGGCATCTGGAGCTACTCGATGCGCAGCGAAACCTACTCTCGGTTAGACTCCAGGACATCGCGGCAAATTTGAGCCTCATCGACTCGGTCGTGGATGTCTATAAGGCTTTTGGCGGGGGATTTAAAGCCGAATAA
- the purN gene encoding phosphoribosylglycinamide formyltransferase, whose product MFTKKIAVLFSGGGSNLEAILQRLHGKVFDETKIEVALTLTNKADAGGIVKAAKYGLQSVVTEHVNFASREEFDAEVVAQIKRANVDLTVLAGFMRILTPVFTRQIRTINLHPSLLPLFKGAHAIKESFDSDMKVGGVSVHWVSEELDGGAIIAQRAFEKSVGMSFEDFEAKIHEIEHEILPETIVQILTGKE is encoded by the coding sequence ATGTTTACGAAAAAAATAGCGGTTTTATTTAGCGGCGGCGGCTCGAATTTGGAGGCGATTTTGCAGAGGCTGCACGGCAAAGTTTTTGACGAAACCAAGATCGAGGTCGCGCTAACGCTAACAAACAAAGCCGATGCAGGCGGCATAGTAAAGGCGGCAAAATACGGCCTGCAAAGCGTCGTTACCGAGCACGTTAATTTTGCCTCGCGTGAGGAATTCGACGCCGAAGTCGTAGCGCAGATAAAGCGCGCCAACGTCGATTTAACGGTTCTTGCGGGCTTTATGCGCATCCTTACGCCCGTTTTTACGAGGCAGATTCGCACGATAAATTTGCATCCGTCGCTGCTGCCGCTTTTTAAAGGCGCGCATGCCATAAAAGAGAGCTTTGATAGCGATATGAAGGTAGGCGGCGTGAGCGTGCACTGGGTCAGCGAGGAGCTAGACGGCGGTGCGATCATCGCTCAGCGCGCGTTTGAAAAGAGCGTGGGAATGAGCTTTGAGGATTTTGAAGCTAAAATCCACGAGATAGAGCATGAAATTTTGCCTGAAACTATCGTGCAAATTTTAACCGGCAAAGAGTAA
- a CDS encoding efflux RND transporter permease subunit: MFSKFFIDRPIFATVVSIIIVIAGAMAIKGLPIEEYPKLTPPQISVSATYTGADAQTISDSVASAIEDQINGVENMLYMQSTSSSSGSLNINVYFKIGTSSKQATIDVNNRVQAALSRLPQEVQNMGVTVRERSGSILEVVGFTSSNMDLVELYNYVNLNIADEVKRVNGVGDTALIGSKEYSMRIWLKPDKLAYYKLTPSDVISQIKIQNSQYAAGKIGEQPSDGDNPYVYSVRSDGRLKNAAQFGDIVIKSADGAVLKLKDVATVELGAASYASDSMLNGQDAIPLLIFMQNDANALATAQAVNAKLDELSKNFPAGFKHTIAYNPTEFIEVSIQEVVKTFIEAMVLVIIVMYMFLKSFRATIIPMLAVPVSIIGTFGGLYAMGFSINLITLFALILAIGIVVDDAIIVIENVERILHEEKDITVKEATYKAMEEVQTPVISIVLVLSAVFIPVSFMEGFVGVIQRQFALTLVTSVCISGFVALTLTPALCGVMLKKQESKPFWFVQKFNDFFDWSTKIFSAGVATVLRHVIISLILIGVMGFATYELFKKVPSGLVPSEDKGALMVITSLPPSSNMLKTKEEVQNINQAILSNPNVEFMMSFAGYDMLAGALRENSAISFIKLKDWSERKTPGSQAGALTGPFNGMLWGSKESMSFVVNVPPIMGLSMTGGFEMYLQNKSGKSYAQIEADVKKVVAAANARPDLTSVRSTLETNYRQFKIDVDRQKAQMFGVSESEIFSAIGSTFGSYYINDFSLFGKSYRVYARGEDRFRNNPEDLRKIYVRSKGGEMIPLNSVATLTRILGPDIVDRFNLFPAAKIQGDPKPGYTSGDAIKAIQEVVEQTLNMEEYSISWAGTAYQEVSSQGTGATAFIFGMIFVFLILAAQYERWLIPLAVITAVPFAVFGSLVTVWARGLTNDIYFQIGLLLLIGLSAKNAILIVEFAMQERLAGKSVFDAAVNAARLRFRPIVMTSLAFTLGVFPMVISTGAGAASRHSLGTGVIGGMIAATTIAIFFIPMFYYLLEKLNNKVWDKKPSGAQEVKNV; encoded by the coding sequence ATGTTTTCTAAATTTTTCATTGACCGCCCGATATTCGCCACCGTCGTATCTATAATCATAGTTATCGCGGGCGCAATGGCGATAAAGGGGCTTCCTATCGAGGAGTATCCCAAGCTAACCCCGCCTCAAATTTCCGTTAGCGCCACATACACCGGCGCCGACGCTCAGACCATCTCCGACTCCGTAGCCAGCGCGATCGAAGATCAGATAAACGGCGTAGAAAACATGCTCTATATGCAAAGCACCTCAAGCTCGAGCGGCTCGCTAAATATCAACGTTTATTTTAAAATCGGCACCTCATCCAAGCAAGCCACGATCGACGTAAATAACCGCGTCCAAGCCGCGCTCTCAAGGCTACCTCAAGAGGTGCAAAATATGGGCGTGACCGTGCGCGAACGCAGCGGCTCGATCCTAGAAGTAGTCGGCTTTACGAGCTCAAACATGGACTTAGTCGAGCTGTATAACTACGTAAATTTAAACATAGCAGACGAAGTTAAAAGGGTTAACGGCGTGGGCGACACGGCGCTAATCGGTAGCAAAGAGTACTCGATGAGAATTTGGCTAAAACCGGATAAACTAGCCTACTACAAGCTAACTCCTAGCGACGTAATATCTCAAATAAAAATCCAAAATAGCCAATACGCCGCCGGTAAAATAGGCGAGCAGCCCTCAGACGGCGATAATCCTTATGTCTATTCCGTTCGTTCGGACGGCCGTCTCAAAAACGCCGCGCAGTTTGGCGATATAGTAATCAAAAGCGCGGACGGAGCGGTGCTAAAGCTAAAAGACGTAGCAACCGTGGAGCTAGGAGCGGCTAGCTACGCATCAGACTCGATGCTAAACGGCCAAGACGCCATCCCGCTTTTAATCTTTATGCAAAACGACGCTAACGCCCTAGCCACCGCGCAAGCGGTAAACGCAAAGCTTGACGAGCTAAGTAAAAATTTCCCGGCGGGCTTTAAACACACGATCGCGTATAACCCGACCGAATTTATCGAAGTTTCTATCCAAGAAGTCGTCAAGACCTTTATCGAGGCGATGGTCCTAGTTATCATCGTTATGTATATGTTCTTAAAGAGCTTCCGCGCGACTATCATCCCGATGCTTGCCGTTCCCGTGTCCATCATCGGCACCTTTGGCGGACTATACGCGATGGGATTTAGTATAAATTTGATCACGCTTTTCGCGCTCATCCTTGCTATCGGTATCGTCGTGGACGACGCTATCATCGTTATCGAAAACGTGGAGAGAATTTTACACGAGGAAAAGGACATCACCGTCAAAGAAGCGACATATAAAGCGATGGAGGAGGTGCAAACGCCCGTCATCTCGATTGTACTCGTTCTCTCGGCTGTTTTTATCCCCGTTTCTTTTATGGAGGGCTTTGTCGGCGTGATCCAGCGCCAGTTCGCGCTTACTCTAGTTACTTCGGTTTGTATCTCAGGCTTTGTAGCGCTTACGCTTACTCCTGCGCTTTGCGGCGTTATGCTAAAAAAACAAGAGAGCAAGCCGTTTTGGTTTGTACAAAAATTTAACGACTTTTTCGACTGGAGTACCAAAATTTTTAGCGCAGGCGTGGCAACAGTGCTGCGTCACGTTATCATTAGCCTTATTTTGATAGGCGTTATGGGTTTTGCGACTTACGAGCTGTTTAAAAAAGTCCCTAGCGGCCTCGTACCGTCCGAGGATAAAGGCGCGCTGATGGTTATCACTTCGCTGCCGCCGTCATCAAATATGCTAAAGACCAAAGAAGAAGTTCAAAATATCAACCAAGCTATCCTTAGCAACCCAAATGTCGAGTTTATGATGAGTTTTGCGGGATACGATATGCTGGCGGGCGCGCTTAGGGAAAACTCGGCCATCAGCTTTATCAAGCTAAAAGACTGGAGCGAGAGAAAAACGCCGGGTAGCCAAGCAGGCGCTCTAACTGGGCCTTTTAACGGCATGCTTTGGGGCTCAAAGGAGTCGATGAGCTTTGTCGTAAACGTCCCGCCTATCATGGGTCTTTCGATGACGGGCGGCTTTGAGATGTATCTACAAAATAAAAGCGGCAAAAGCTACGCCCAGATCGAAGCCGACGTGAAAAAAGTAGTCGCCGCGGCAAACGCGCGCCCGGATCTAACCAGCGTGCGCTCGACGCTAGAGACTAATTACCGTCAGTTTAAAATCGACGTCGATAGACAAAAAGCCCAGATGTTCGGCGTGAGCGAGAGCGAAATTTTTAGCGCGATAGGCTCGACTTTCGGCTCCTACTACATCAACGATTTTAGTCTTTTCGGTAAATCCTACCGCGTCTACGCTAGAGGCGAGGACCGATTTAGAAACAACCCGGAAGACTTGCGTAAAATTTACGTCCGCTCAAAAGGCGGCGAGATGATACCGCTAAACTCGGTCGCAACTCTAACTAGAATTTTAGGCCCCGATATCGTAGATAGATTTAACCTTTTCCCGGCGGCTAAGATCCAAGGCGACCCAAAACCGGGCTACACATCGGGAGACGCGATAAAAGCGATACAAGAAGTGGTCGAACAGACGCTAAATATGGAAGAGTACTCGATCAGCTGGGCGGGCACGGCGTATCAGGAGGTTAGCTCGCAAGGCACGGGCGCGACGGCGTTTATATTCGGTATGATTTTCGTATTTTTGATCCTAGCGGCGCAGTATGAGCGCTGGCTCATCCCGCTAGCTGTTATCACGGCCGTTCCGTTCGCGGTTTTCGGCTCGCTAGTCACCGTTTGGGCTAGAGGGCTAACAAACGACATTTATTTCCAGATCGGACTACTGCTTCTCATCGGTCTATCGGCTAAAAACGCGATCCTTATCGTAGAATTTGCGATGCAAGAAAGACTGGCCGGCAAGAGCGTATTTGACGCGGCCGTTAATGCGGCAAGGCTTCGCTTCCGCCCGATCGTCATGACCTCGCTCGCATTTACTTTGGGCGTTTTCCCGATGGTTATCAGCACGGGCGCGGGCGCGGCGTCTCGCCACTCGCTGGGCACCGGCGTGATCGGCGGTATGATAGCGGCCACTACGATAGCGATATTTTTCATACCGATGTTTTACTATCTGCTAGAAAAGCTAAACAACAAAGTCTGGGACAAAAAACCAAGCGGAGCACAGGAGGTCAAAAATGTATAA
- a CDS encoding efflux RND transporter periplasmic adaptor subunit gives MRNFKTLSVLLLASLFFTACFDGNDKKGAAAAGQQRQMPPSKVDVFVAKKSDVPISFDYTATLTSQQDVIVYPKVSGTITKQFFKPGDNVKAGDKLFLIDPEKYQASYDALEAAIGVANANLKNAQTEFNRISNLYKKNAVSQKEYDAAVSALEIANANLLSARASAKNAKIDLGYTSIAAPFDGVLGDNLVDVGSLVVANTTQLVRLTKINPIEAHFHISDVDNLNRVKMQESSLWVQANSDAVLKVGPGEFNGKVNFIDNVVNTNMGTVLAKAEFNNDEGKLLPGMFGHVTMGGFYQKDGFKIPQVALQQTDVKTYVLVVEDGKVASKDVKITYQTKDAAVVSEGLNEGDKIILNNFLKIGVGAPVEIDKDPTESFGKGANLEPKNEQEKAK, from the coding sequence ATGAGAAATTTTAAAACTCTCTCGGTTTTATTATTAGCGTCGCTGTTTTTTACGGCATGCTTTGACGGTAATGACAAAAAAGGTGCGGCTGCAGCCGGACAACAACGACAAATGCCGCCGTCAAAGGTCGATGTATTCGTAGCTAAAAAATCAGACGTGCCGATCAGCTTTGACTACACCGCGACCCTAACGAGCCAACAAGACGTCATCGTCTATCCCAAAGTAAGCGGCACGATAACCAAGCAGTTTTTTAAACCCGGCGACAACGTAAAAGCCGGCGACAAGCTGTTTTTGATAGATCCGGAAAAATACCAAGCCAGCTACGACGCGCTTGAAGCCGCTATCGGCGTAGCAAACGCAAATTTAAAAAACGCTCAAACCGAATTTAACAGAATTTCAAATTTATATAAGAAAAACGCCGTTTCGCAAAAAGAGTACGATGCGGCCGTTTCGGCGCTTGAAATCGCAAACGCAAATTTACTAAGCGCTCGAGCAAGCGCCAAAAACGCCAAAATAGACCTAGGCTACACGAGTATCGCCGCGCCTTTTGACGGCGTTTTGGGCGATAACCTAGTAGACGTGGGCTCGCTAGTCGTAGCAAACACGACCCAGCTGGTACGCCTAACCAAAATCAATCCGATCGAGGCGCACTTCCACATCTCCGACGTAGATAATCTAAACCGCGTCAAAATGCAAGAAAGCAGCCTCTGGGTACAGGCAAACTCGGACGCCGTACTAAAAGTAGGTCCGGGAGAATTTAACGGCAAAGTAAATTTTATCGATAACGTCGTAAATACGAATATGGGCACAGTTTTAGCCAAGGCTGAATTTAACAACGACGAGGGCAAGCTGCTACCTGGCATGTTCGGCCACGTGACGATGGGTGGATTTTACCAAAAAGACGGCTTTAAAATCCCTCAAGTAGCGCTCCAACAAACCGACGTCAAGACCTACGTGCTAGTCGTAGAGGACGGTAAAGTAGCCTCCAAGGACGTAAAAATCACCTACCAAACCAAAGACGCCGCAGTCGTTAGCGAGGGACTAAACGAAGGCGATAAGATTATCTTAAACAACTTCCTAAAAATCGGCGTGGGTGCGCCCGTAGAGATAGATAAGGACCCAACCGAAAGCTTTGGTAAAGGCGCAAATTTAGAGCCTAAAAACGAGCAAGAAAAGGCTAAATAA
- the ccoG gene encoding cytochrome c oxidase accessory protein CcoG, which translates to MTKEEYKNYFKFASKRYIAYILITCTALILPFITIGGNQFFLLSFERSELHLLFAKFNVQELFLMPFVLIIFFIFIFFMTNLGGRVWCGWSCPQTIFRAIYRDLIQTKILKIRKSVSNKQTIAEGGIKNALAVAIWSILAFVAAANFLWFFVPPQDFFAQISDPAEHKILLGAWLVIAAFLIFDVAFLGENFCVYVCPYARVQSVMIDSDSVQVIYDEARGGKIYDGQTKLWKKPPDPQNECTGCEACVKICPTHIDIRKGMQLECINCLECVDACTKTMSGLNLPSLINWTSSNSLKTKQKVRYLRFKTVGYCAAIAIAATALTLMSAKKESMLLNINRTSELYKINKSGQIENAYVFLFENTEAQAHEFYFDVSADGAKAPIKIERPRGQISLKAGEKKRVVVVLSAPKSAFAKTGEQTTKIEISAYAADNKEKINVKRRTIFAHPSE; encoded by the coding sequence ATGACAAAAGAAGAGTATAAAAATTATTTCAAATTTGCTAGCAAACGCTATATAGCCTACATCCTGATCACCTGTACCGCGCTCATTTTGCCTTTTATAACCATCGGCGGAAATCAGTTTTTCCTGCTAAGCTTTGAGCGCAGTGAGCTGCATCTGCTTTTTGCCAAATTTAACGTCCAAGAGCTATTTTTAATGCCTTTCGTGCTCATCATTTTTTTTATTTTTATATTTTTTATGACGAATTTGGGCGGCCGCGTCTGGTGCGGCTGGAGCTGCCCGCAGACGATATTTCGCGCGATCTACCGCGACCTCATCCAAACTAAAATTTTAAAAATTCGCAAAAGCGTCTCAAATAAACAAACAATCGCCGAGGGCGGCATCAAAAATGCGCTCGCAGTGGCGATCTGGAGCATTTTAGCCTTTGTCGCGGCGGCAAATTTTCTCTGGTTTTTCGTCCCGCCGCAGGACTTTTTCGCTCAAATTTCAGATCCCGCAGAGCATAAAATTTTACTCGGAGCTTGGCTTGTTATCGCGGCGTTTTTGATATTTGACGTCGCGTTTTTAGGCGAAAATTTTTGCGTTTACGTCTGCCCATACGCTAGAGTGCAGTCCGTGATGATAGATTCTGACAGCGTGCAGGTGATCTACGACGAGGCTCGCGGCGGTAAAATTTATGACGGCCAAACCAAACTCTGGAAAAAGCCGCCCGATCCACAAAACGAATGCACCGGCTGCGAAGCCTGCGTGAAAATTTGCCCGACACACATCGACATCAGAAAAGGCATGCAGCTAGAGTGCATAAACTGCCTAGAGTGCGTCGATGCGTGCACGAAAACGATGTCGGGGCTAAATTTGCCTAGTCTAATTAACTGGACGAGCTCAAATTCCCTAAAAACCAAGCAAAAAGTGCGGTATTTGCGCTTTAAAACCGTCGGCTACTGCGCCGCCATCGCTATCGCTGCGACCGCGCTAACGCTAATGAGCGCCAAAAAAGAGAGCATGCTGCTAAACATAAACCGCACAAGCGAGCTATATAAGATAAATAAAAGCGGCCAGATCGAAAACGCTTACGTGTTTTTGTTTGAAAACACCGAGGCGCAGGCGCATGAGTTTTATTTTGACGTTAGCGCGGACGGAGCTAAAGCGCCGATAAAAATCGAGCGCCCAAGAGGGCAAATTTCGTTAAAAGCAGGCGAAAAAAAGAGAGTCGTAGTCGTCCTAAGCGCGCCTAAATCGGCATTTGCTAAGACTGGCGAGCAAACGACGAAGATAGAAATCTCCGCCTACGCAGCGGACAACAAAGAAAAAATAAATGTTAAGAGACGGACGATCTTTGCCCATCCAAGTGAGTAA
- a CDS encoding TetR/AcrR family transcriptional regulator has translation MDTKPTKRSAERKEKFIQAGLEIFLENGYENTSLTDIIKKSGGSLASIYKFFENKEGLFRAIVERGFDDFRTQIDEKIDLNLSHKLDDFLTKFAMIFFDIICEKKTTLISRVMMSEGAKNDGLLGKEFLDQILSKIDKILIDFFEREDIRVQLNPCISPYVAAKAFAAVVREPYHYNAILLNEDITLSVEEREEHVKTRIDMFLHGVKKR, from the coding sequence ATGGATACGAAACCGACGAAACGAAGCGCTGAGAGAAAAGAGAAATTCATTCAGGCCGGGCTTGAAATTTTCCTCGAAAACGGCTATGAAAACACGAGTTTAACGGATATCATCAAAAAAAGCGGCGGGTCGCTGGCGAGCATCTACAAATTTTTTGAAAACAAAGAAGGGCTCTTTCGCGCTATCGTAGAGCGCGGATTTGACGACTTTAGAACGCAGATAGACGAAAAAATCGATCTAAATTTATCGCATAAGCTGGATGATTTTTTAACCAAATTCGCGATGATATTTTTCGACATCATCTGTGAAAAGAAAACCACGCTAATCTCAAGAGTAATGATGAGCGAAGGCGCGAAAAACGATGGCCTTTTAGGTAAAGAGTTTTTGGATCAAATTTTAAGCAAAATCGATAAAATTTTAATCGATTTTTTCGAGCGCGAAGACATAAGAGTCCAGCTAAATCCATGTATATCTCCTTACGTCGCAGCCAAGGCGTTTGCCGCAGTCGTTAGAGAGCCTTATCATTATAATGCTATTTTGCTAAACGAGGACATAACGCTAAGCGTAGAAGAGCGCGAAGAGCACGTAAAAACGCGTATAGATATGTTTTTGCACGGCGTAAAAAAACGCTAA